The following proteins come from a genomic window of bacterium:
- a CDS encoding tetratricopeptide repeat protein: protein MTKPHSILKDGKYLLLIFMVFACHKDCLSKQAYTEKEKREIIIECYETGISEYQSGNYSAAKSEFDKILKFDPDNKKAQRYALKCKEKLKPENVDEQDETLNSGESGEVITEPDAIEEIAEGKAPEDISISEGDDSAAPGETSEEVMLSVQTAKLMDEGVNCYRNGEHEKAKEIFEQVLSSDSSNKKAKRYIKRCDDRIAKKEKVREKELAREEKEKQKGKALEEKIALEKKNKQLPPPVAVKEEPEKAADSTAVVSDNEDAGALYKAALLEYRKQNYKKAVEMFRAVLEKDPGNEKAGMYIKAAERKL from the coding sequence ATGACAAAGCCGCACAGCATTTTGAAGGACGGTAAATATTTATTGTTGATTTTTATGGTTTTTGCGTGCCATAAGGATTGCCTTTCAAAGCAGGCATACACCGAAAAGGAAAAAAGGGAAATTATAATTGAATGTTATGAGACAGGCATCAGCGAATATCAATCCGGTAATTACAGCGCGGCGAAATCTGAGTTTGATAAAATATTAAAGTTCGATCCGGATAACAAAAAAGCTCAAAGATACGCGCTTAAGTGCAAGGAGAAACTCAAACCTGAAAACGTTGATGAGCAGGATGAAACGCTAAACTCCGGCGAATCCGGCGAAGTGATTACCGAACCCGATGCCATAGAGGAGATTGCGGAGGGAAAAGCTCCGGAGGATATATCAATTAGTGAAGGGGATGATAGCGCAGCGCCGGGGGAAACTTCCGAAGAAGTCATGCTTTCGGTTCAAACGGCTAAACTTATGGATGAAGGGGTAAACTGTTACAGAAACGGTGAGCATGAGAAAGCGAAAGAGATTTTTGAACAAGTCCTTTCTTCAGACAGTTCGAATAAAAAGGCGAAGAGATACATTAAAAGGTGCGATGACAGGATAGCGAAAAAAGAGAAGGTGAGGGAAAAAGAGCTTGCGCGGGAGGAAAAGGAAAAACAAAAGGGAAAAGCGCTGGAAGAGAAAATTGCGTTAGAGAAGAAAAACAAGCAGTTACCGCCTCCGGTTGCTGTAAAGGAAGAACCCGAAAAAGCGGCTGACTCAACCGCAGTTGTCTCGGATAATGAAGATGCCGGAGCTCTTTATAAAGCAGCTTTGCTTGAATACAGGAAGCAGAATTACAAAAAAGCCGTTGAAATGTTCAGGGCGGTATTGGAAAAAGATCCCGGTAATGAAAAAGCCGGAATGTATATTAAAGCCGCTGAACGCAAGTTATAA
- a CDS encoding DUF72 domain-containing protein: MKKMFFGTAGWSYPDWKGKVYPPQIPGNFDRLRYLSNFVDFIEINSSFYSYPSVMNANNWSNSVKDKSGFLFSAKLHKDFTHNINFPAEGSISAVKKFLDALKNNGKFACLLAQFPYSFHFTKENRLKAEKITKTFHDYDVVMEIRHNSWDCGDAESFLCENSAGIATIDQPEKSLNIKPRFHGGSMILYLRLHGRNKENWFSEKSGRDERYDYLYSESELRPFADGLSHPDISRGYAVGNNHYEGKALANILQLKSMVLKSKIKCPPVILENYETLGHYCYADTPVQKRLL; the protein is encoded by the coding sequence ATGAAAAAAATGTTTTTCGGAACCGCCGGATGGTCATATCCTGATTGGAAAGGAAAGGTTTATCCTCCGCAGATACCCGGTAATTTCGACAGGTTAAGATATCTTTCAAATTTCGTGGATTTCATTGAAATCAACAGCTCTTTTTACAGTTACCCGTCCGTAATGAACGCAAACAACTGGAGTAACTCCGTAAAAGATAAAAGCGGGTTTCTGTTCTCCGCAAAACTGCATAAGGATTTCACCCATAACATAAATTTTCCCGCTGAAGGCAGCATATCCGCAGTGAAAAAATTTTTGGACGCCCTGAAAAACAATGGGAAATTCGCCTGCCTGCTCGCGCAATTCCCGTATTCTTTCCACTTCACAAAAGAAAACAGGCTTAAAGCCGAAAAAATAACTAAAACTTTCCATGATTATGATGTTGTAATGGAAATAAGGCATAATTCATGGGACTGCGGGGACGCGGAATCGTTCCTCTGTGAAAACAGCGCAGGCATAGCGACTATAGACCAGCCCGAAAAATCATTAAACATTAAACCCCGGTTCCATGGCGGAAGCATGATCCTTTACCTTCGGCTGCATGGAAGGAATAAAGAAAACTGGTTCAGCGAAAAATCCGGCAGAGATGAAAGGTACGATTATTTATATTCAGAATCAGAGTTGCGTCCGTTCGCTGACGGATTATCGCATCCGGATATATCGCGCGGGTACGCGGTAGGAAACAACCATTATGAGGGAAAAGCCCTTGCCAATATCCTGCAACTGAAATCGATGGTTCTTAAATCGAAAATCAAATGCCCTCCCGTTATACTTGAAAATTATGAGACGCTCGGGCATTACTGCTACGCGGATACTCCCGTGCAGAAAAGACTTTTATAA